In one window of Mastigocladopsis repens PCC 10914 DNA:
- a CDS encoding mechanosensitive ion channel family protein translates to MNFSEILQNLIDFEEVAKPILINFGIFLLFILLSFLVGRYTPLLVRLLLRQFFPQQLTTVYEKLIYPIRNLFKLAGTLILISLSLNWIKEYQPVYNFINPFIDLAVIISIAWLVSRLFREFLLVYGIDLLRKFGREVDELLLVFETLANVIIGFFAVLAFAKNRFDLIGLVTGLGIAGVAVAFAAQKTLEQLLGTIVLYLDRPFVPGEYIRLQRSQQIPEGLFGRVESIGLRSTKIRTAAKSTLFIVPNSILANLEIENITRGKKVMVLLYIDFLKFLEEREQALVQQVIANSTNSLFGIDPGSTNITLTDDSENQTTHARVTFFILGSSENSIQLRKRLLELANEKISKHLHNYGIEFRMQEPTIYVESPVTI, encoded by the coding sequence ATGAATTTTTCAGAAATTCTTCAAAATCTTATAGACTTTGAAGAAGTAGCTAAACCTATATTAATTAACTTTGGAATATTTCTACTATTTATACTGTTGTCTTTCCTAGTAGGAAGATATACACCTTTGCTTGTTAGGTTGCTTCTCAGGCAATTTTTTCCACAGCAACTGACTACAGTTTATGAAAAATTAATCTACCCAATTAGAAACTTATTTAAACTTGCTGGTACCTTAATCTTAATTTCTTTATCTTTAAATTGGATTAAGGAGTATCAACCAGTCTATAACTTTATTAATCCTTTTATTGATTTGGCAGTTATTATTAGTATAGCCTGGCTAGTCTCGCGTTTATTTCGTGAATTTCTCCTTGTTTATGGAATAGATTTACTCCGCAAGTTTGGTCGGGAAGTTGATGAACTACTACTAGTATTTGAGACTTTAGCAAATGTGATTATTGGCTTTTTTGCTGTGCTAGCTTTTGCCAAGAACCGATTTGATTTAATTGGTTTAGTAACGGGTTTAGGAATTGCGGGTGTGGCGGTTGCTTTTGCTGCTCAAAAGACTTTAGAGCAATTATTGGGAACTATCGTGTTGTATTTAGATCGCCCCTTTGTTCCTGGAGAATATATTCGTTTACAACGTTCTCAACAAATTCCAGAAGGTTTATTTGGTCGAGTCGAGTCCATTGGTTTACGCTCTACCAAGATTCGTACAGCGGCAAAAAGTACACTTTTTATTGTGCCAAATTCCATATTGGCAAATTTAGAAATTGAAAATATTACTAGAGGCAAGAAGGTGATGGTATTGCTGTACATCGACTTCTTGAAATTTCTGGAAGAGCGAGAGCAAGCACTGGTGCAACAAGTCATTGCTAATAGTACTAATTCATTATTTGGAATTGACCCAGGCAGTACCAATATTACTTTGACAGACGACTCTGAAAATCAAACAACCCATGCTAGAGTGACATTTTTTATATTAGGTTCGAGTGAAAATTCAATTCAACTAAGAAAGCGGTTATTGGAGTTAGCAAACGAGAAAATTTCTAAGCATCTTCACAATTATGGAATTGAATTTAGAATGCAAGAACCGACTATCTACGTAGAATCACCTGTCACGATCTGA
- a CDS encoding RNA-guided endonuclease InsQ/TnpB family protein: MFSLTYEFRLQPTKQQIETFQDWLEINRKVYNYALAERKDWYKSRSCQVNACSLRSEYIISADTPRPTFATQCKSLTAAKEQYPDLKRVQSQVLQQTLKRLENAFTFMWERNFGFPRFKKVGQLRSFVFPQLGKEPFKRGFVKLPVIGWVRFRQSRDIPTDAVVKQARIVKRSSGWYVMLTLQWNVSVPQPVPHTQALGVDVGLMSFIAASNGLCVKCPKFFVDLQCKLRLLQQRVSRKKLGSNNWRKAQGKVQKLHEHIANTRKDFHWKVAHLLCNQAKTIFVEDLNLVGLSRGMLGKHCLDAGWGQFFQILKQCCFKRGVYFQKVDSRKTSQICPNCGTQTGKKDLSERVHVCKNCGYTTDRDVAAAQVVLNRGCAPVGQTVKMLDEGKFTRTPMSQESHGFL; this comes from the coding sequence GTGTTTTCTTTGACCTACGAGTTTCGACTACAACCTACTAAGCAACAAATAGAGACTTTTCAAGATTGGTTAGAAATTAATCGCAAAGTTTATAATTATGCTCTTGCTGAACGCAAAGACTGGTACAAGTCGCGCTCATGTCAAGTTAATGCTTGTTCATTGCGTTCTGAATACATAATTTCAGCAGACACGCCTCGTCCTACTTTTGCTACTCAGTGCAAGTCATTGACTGCCGCAAAAGAGCAATACCCAGACTTGAAACGTGTTCAATCTCAAGTATTACAGCAAACATTGAAGAGGCTTGAGAATGCTTTCACGTTCATGTGGGAGCGAAATTTTGGGTTCCCGCGTTTTAAGAAAGTAGGGCAACTTCGCTCTTTTGTATTTCCACAATTAGGGAAAGAACCATTCAAGCGTGGGTTTGTCAAACTTCCTGTTATTGGATGGGTTAGGTTTCGGCAATCGCGAGATATTCCAACAGATGCAGTTGTCAAGCAAGCACGAATTGTTAAACGCTCATCTGGTTGGTATGTGATGCTAACGCTGCAATGGAATGTGTCTGTTCCCCAACCTGTGCCTCATACACAAGCATTAGGGGTGGATGTAGGATTAATGAGTTTTATTGCTGCTTCCAATGGTCTTTGTGTCAAGTGTCCTAAATTTTTTGTAGATCTCCAATGCAAGCTTAGATTGCTGCAACAACGAGTTAGTCGCAAAAAGTTAGGGTCTAACAATTGGCGCAAGGCTCAAGGCAAGGTGCAAAAACTGCATGAACATATTGCTAATACTCGTAAAGACTTTCACTGGAAGGTTGCTCACCTACTTTGCAATCAAGCCAAGACAATATTTGTTGAGGATTTAAACTTGGTTGGTTTGTCTAGAGGGATGTTGGGTAAGCATTGTTTGGATGCTGGATGGGGTCAATTTTTTCAAATCCTTAAACAGTGTTGCTTCAAACGTGGGGTATATTTCCAGAAAGTTGATAGCAGAAAAACAAGTCAAATTTGCCCTAACTGCGGAACCCAGACGGGTAAAAAAGACTTGTCAGAACGTGTTCATGTTTGCAAGAACTGCGGCTACACAACGGATAGAGATGTTGCAGCTGCTCAAGTCGTCCTCAATAGAGGGTGTGCACCCGTCGGGCAGACGGTCAAGATGCTTGATGAGGGTAAGTTCACTAGAACCCCTATGAGTCAAGAATCCCACGGCTTTTTGTGA
- a CDS encoding 3'-5' exonuclease, which produces MSYNPRNFITKFGNKIIVDEEKLDIVWEDTTPIPQWQPTVNISTYSSLKTLVVDIETAGINPRENRIYAIGCMSEMGKVTIFMDISESKILISFLKHLETSKLDVIYTYNGTEFDLPFIITRCELHGIAHPFRIASRTRTIRTAQVRGTPLIPIH; this is translated from the coding sequence ATGAGTTATAACCCTAGAAATTTTATTACTAAGTTTGGTAATAAAATTATAGTTGATGAGGAAAAACTCGACATAGTCTGGGAAGATACCACTCCTATACCCCAGTGGCAACCTACAGTAAATATTTCGACCTACTCTAGTCTCAAAACTCTGGTAGTTGATATTGAAACAGCAGGAATAAACCCAAGAGAGAATCGCATCTATGCAATTGGCTGTATGAGCGAAATGGGGAAAGTCACCATTTTTATGGATATCTCCGAAAGCAAAATTCTCATCTCGTTTCTCAAACATCTAGAAACAAGCAAACTAGACGTAATTTATACCTACAACGGAACTGAGTTTGACCTACCGTTTATTATTACGCGCTGCGAATTACATGGCATCGCTCATCCCTTTAGAATTGCATCTAGAACACGCACTATCCGAACTGCCCAGGTACGTGGTACACCACTAATACCAATTCACTAA
- the dnaX gene encoding DNA polymerase III subunit gamma/tau, protein MLYLYQAFREMVSGVDNIREIVSNLQLKPIESRCKILIVDECHALSQQSWQALLKTVEQPPAHVVFIFCTTEVHKVPETIISRCQKFDFRRVSLSLVVDYLEKVAHQESINITPTALTVIAKACHGHLRDSLKLLDQLTLLEEGEITPNWVWELSGTIPEHDLVTFCENISKGEITGNLGILQDWTKYGKHPITIHTSLVSFLKDLLICKINPNGRNLTLLEEDTWKELTTISKSWSINHIHSAIALLMARQNLMRDESAHLWLEATFIEIVPTTKSNYQPWKDWKTAQDAINWAKEQLPHVSQAQLQEHWQKLTPINGKKAPAWVQLVEKLQTDSQLQTA, encoded by the coding sequence ATGCTTTATTTGTATCAGGCTTTTCGTGAAATGGTATCAGGAGTAGATAACATTCGCGAGATAGTCTCTAACCTTCAACTTAAACCAATCGAGAGTAGGTGCAAAATTTTAATAGTAGATGAATGTCATGCCCTTTCCCAGCAATCCTGGCAAGCATTACTCAAAACAGTAGAACAACCACCAGCCCATGTTGTGTTCATCTTCTGTACCACCGAGGTACACAAGGTTCCAGAAACTATCATCTCCCGCTGCCAAAAGTTTGACTTTAGAAGAGTTTCTCTCTCACTAGTTGTAGATTACCTGGAAAAAGTTGCCCACCAAGAAAGTATAAATATCACTCCTACAGCATTAACTGTGATCGCTAAAGCTTGCCACGGACACCTACGCGACTCACTCAAACTCCTAGACCAACTAACCTTATTGGAAGAAGGGGAAATCACTCCCAACTGGGTATGGGAACTATCAGGTACTATTCCCGAACACGATTTAGTCACTTTCTGTGAAAATATCAGCAAGGGGGAAATTACAGGCAATTTAGGCATTCTTCAAGATTGGACGAAATATGGCAAGCACCCCATCACCATCCACACTAGTCTTGTCAGCTTTCTAAAAGACCTACTTATCTGCAAAATCAACCCCAATGGCAGAAATCTCACTCTTCTAGAGGAGGACACTTGGAAGGAACTTACAACCATCTCCAAATCGTGGAGTATTAACCACATTCACTCGGCGATCGCACTCCTAATGGCACGCCAAAATCTCATGCGAGATGAAAGCGCACACTTATGGTTGGAAGCCACCTTTATCGAGATAGTTCCAACCACAAAGAGTAATTACCAACCCTGGAAGGATTGGAAAACTGCTCAGGATGCGATTAACTGGGCTAAAGAGCAATTACCCCATGTATCACAAGCGCAGTTGCAGGAACACTGGCAGAAGCTTACACCCATTAATGGAAAAAAGGCTCCAGCATGGGTACAACTAGTAGAAAAGCTTCAAACTGATTCTCAATTACAAACTGCTTGA
- the dnaN gene encoding DNA polymerase III subunit beta produces the protein MKLTTTQSVLAELLETAKNGISTRPVDPILGSLLIEASDEGRLTVIGTDLNVSIKTTAITHILQAGVVALNAKLLADTVNNLGSGELDIEVSERTCVISHSTGKCRIVGGNPEDFPSIPETQNCTEITIPSKKLQAALEACLYCCSADETKLILTGVHFQLQGENWSCASTDGHRLALVSSKLEGNYSPISFTVPRRSLTELGKILSTTTENSSCTLKVGNNTVQFILPNAELTSRLLEGEFPHINHLIPKSFANELIVERKGMEIILKRISHFAEKKHKIVKILWEVNDQQATLITGNTDIGDAVDSLLIKTQTSHRRKYRYWAKQRLSTRSTQAHLNR, from the coding sequence ATGAAACTAACAACTACTCAATCTGTACTGGCAGAACTCTTAGAAACAGCCAAGAACGGCATATCCACAAGACCAGTAGACCCCATACTTGGAAGTCTGCTAATCGAAGCTTCGGATGAAGGCAGACTTACCGTCATTGGCACTGACCTGAATGTCAGTATCAAAACTACAGCAATAACTCATATTCTACAGGCAGGTGTAGTCGCCTTAAACGCCAAACTACTAGCCGACACGGTTAATAATTTAGGAAGCGGCGAATTGGATATTGAAGTAAGCGAACGTACCTGCGTTATCAGCCACAGTACGGGGAAATGTCGCATTGTAGGAGGAAATCCAGAAGATTTTCCAAGTATCCCAGAAACACAGAACTGCACTGAAATCACTATCCCTAGCAAAAAGCTACAAGCTGCCTTAGAAGCTTGTCTGTATTGCTGCAGCGCAGATGAAACCAAACTTATCCTCACAGGCGTACATTTCCAGTTACAAGGCGAAAATTGGAGTTGCGCCAGCACCGACGGACACCGCCTTGCGTTGGTATCCTCCAAGCTAGAGGGAAACTACTCGCCGATCTCATTCACAGTCCCTAGAAGAAGTCTCACCGAGTTGGGAAAAATCCTCTCGACAACAACTGAAAATAGCAGTTGTACCCTCAAGGTTGGAAACAACACTGTCCAGTTTATCTTGCCAAATGCTGAACTCACATCCAGGTTGTTAGAAGGAGAATTTCCCCATATTAACCACCTTATTCCTAAAAGCTTTGCTAACGAGTTAATCGTAGAACGCAAAGGAATGGAAATAATTCTTAAAAGAATCAGCCATTTCGCAGAGAAAAAACACAAAATTGTCAAAATCCTATGGGAAGTCAATGACCAACAGGCAACATTAATCACGGGTAATACTGATATTGGGGATGCGGTAGATTCTTTGCTTATCAAGACCCAAACCAGTCATAGAAGAAAATATCGGTATTGGGCTAAACAGCGGCTATCTACAAGAAGCACTCAAGCACATCTCAACCGATGA
- a CDS encoding IS630 family transposase produces the protein MRYWCGNESRVGLKTEPGRLITTKGVKPIGIMQWKRDNFYLYGLVEPLTGEHFIWEFSHLNTACFNIFLEKFSETYSQDIHILQLDNGAFHFSQHLKLPENIVLLFQPPHTPQVNPIERLWEEVKRHLTWESFSTLDELREFIWKRLEQLNTSIVASITGWDFILDALFVSGFS, from the coding sequence ATTAGATATTGGTGTGGAAACGAAAGCCGTGTGGGGTTGAAGACTGAACCTGGGAGATTAATTACGACAAAAGGAGTCAAGCCCATCGGCATTATGCAATGGAAGCGGGATAATTTTTATTTATATGGATTAGTAGAACCATTAACTGGAGAGCATTTTATTTGGGAATTCTCTCATTTAAATACAGCTTGTTTCAATATTTTTTTAGAAAAATTCTCAGAGACTTATTCTCAAGATATACATATTCTTCAGTTAGATAATGGAGCGTTTCATTTTAGTCAGCATCTCAAACTACCAGAAAATATAGTTTTGTTATTTCAGCCTCCGCATACACCTCAAGTTAATCCAATTGAAAGATTGTGGGAGGAGGTTAAAAGGCATTTAACTTGGGAAAGCTTCTCAACTTTAGATGAATTAAGAGAATTTATTTGGAAGCGATTGGAACAATTAAACACATCAATCGTTGCTTCTATTACAGGTTGGGATTTTATTCTTGATGCTTTATTTGTATCAGGCTTTTCGTGA
- a CDS encoding ZIP family transporter produces MFAVAEQSVLNSNIFLLSALCAICLAIIHMFSGKLRFLRATPRSRWLSFGSGVSVAYVFIHILPELSEAQETIESSQEIGLAFLEHHVYLVALLGMVVFYGLERVARESRQRNQKAGKPDVTSSGVFWIHIASFAIYNALIGYLLLHREEQGIQSLFLFFFAMALHFVVNDNGLRENHKAIYDHIGRWVLAAAIIVGWVVGSATAIDSPAVALLFAFLAGGIVLNVLKEELPEERESCFWAFALGAGGYASLLLAL; encoded by the coding sequence ATGTTTGCAGTTGCAGAGCAATCAGTACTTAACTCTAATATTTTCCTATTATCTGCATTATGCGCTATCTGTTTAGCCATTATACATATGTTTTCCGGTAAACTGCGCTTTCTCAGAGCTACCCCGCGCAGTCGGTGGCTCTCTTTTGGTAGTGGCGTATCTGTTGCCTATGTGTTTATCCACATTTTGCCAGAATTGAGTGAAGCACAGGAAACCATTGAAAGCAGCCAGGAGATTGGGCTTGCCTTCTTGGAGCATCACGTCTATCTAGTCGCACTCTTAGGTATGGTGGTATTTTATGGACTGGAGCGAGTTGCCAGAGAGTCGCGTCAGCGCAACCAAAAGGCAGGTAAGCCAGATGTGACCTCTTCAGGTGTTTTCTGGATACACATCGCTTCTTTTGCTATTTATAATGCCCTGATTGGTTACTTGCTGCTCCACCGGGAGGAACAGGGTATCCAGAGTTTGTTTCTCTTTTTCTTCGCAATGGCGTTGCATTTCGTAGTCAACGATAACGGTTTGCGCGAGAACCATAAAGCAATTTATGACCACATAGGACGCTGGGTGTTAGCCGCAGCAATTATTGTCGGTTGGGTTGTAGGTAGCGCAACGGCAATCGATAGCCCAGCAGTTGCGCTTCTCTTTGCCTTTTTAGCCGGAGGCATTGTCCTCAACGTTCTTAAAGAAGAACTACCAGAAGAACGAGAAAGCTGCTTTTGGGCTTTTGCTCTAGGTGCTGGAGGCTATGCAAGCCTGCTGCTGGCTCTTTAA
- a CDS encoding DUF5895 domain-containing protein — protein MAKTPIKPDTKEEQKEQPQTVIPDNLEQRKTLVSKFANPEYNAPMSNICICQIINHMEAEKVGLFVKDKYLGGIDWQGGEPTHKHTFSSGTPEMGILLQSPRMHILDVSPRYIEQRDNGAIIGIYEYGDGYDMYQALGKEKVVLRRFYLINLVDENNKNLHNKPIALSIKGVASSRFGEAYKQFQRDLEVAFARFAGIPVAEKSQEFHRLGIFQPTFIPSHEPKEATNQRDKSWVGVNDCYKSPNPDGSNFLEFFCEDKEVEFQTIMQANPEFSHRIGKTSAVVATHHQLAGVNTTDIPALPPSTIEEPPY, from the coding sequence ATGGCTAAAACTCCAATCAAACCAGACACAAAAGAAGAACAAAAAGAACAACCACAAACTGTAATTCCAGATAATCTCGAACAGAGAAAGACGTTAGTATCAAAATTTGCCAACCCTGAATATAACGCTCCCATGAGCAATATTTGCATCTGTCAGATAATCAATCATATGGAGGCAGAAAAGGTTGGTTTGTTCGTCAAAGACAAATACTTAGGAGGCATCGATTGGCAAGGAGGCGAACCCACCCACAAGCACACCTTCTCCAGCGGTACTCCAGAAATGGGAATTCTCCTGCAATCACCCCGTATGCACATCCTCGATGTATCACCCCGGTATATCGAACAAAGGGACAATGGTGCGATTATCGGTATCTACGAGTACGGCGACGGGTATGATATGTACCAAGCTTTAGGGAAAGAAAAAGTAGTACTGCGACGGTTCTACCTCATTAACCTAGTAGATGAAAACAATAAAAATCTCCACAACAAACCAATCGCCTTATCAATCAAGGGAGTAGCCTCTTCTAGATTTGGTGAAGCTTACAAACAATTCCAACGCGATCTGGAGGTAGCGTTCGCCAGGTTTGCAGGCATACCCGTTGCTGAGAAATCCCAAGAATTCCACCGCCTTGGTATCTTTCAACCCACCTTCATACCATCACACGAACCCAAAGAAGCAACCAACCAACGCGACAAATCCTGGGTAGGAGTCAACGACTGCTACAAATCTCCCAACCCTGATGGTAGCAATTTCCTCGAATTCTTTTGCGAAGACAAAGAAGTTGAATTCCAAACAATCATGCAGGCTAATCCTGAATTTAGCCACCGCATTGGTAAAACCTCCGCCGTCGTCGCTACACATCACCAGCTAGCAGGTGTAAATACTACCGATATACCTGCATTACCTCCCTCAACAATCGAGGAACCGCCTTATTAA